A segment of the Deinococcus depolymerans genome:
GCAGGACGGCTGGCTGGAACGTGAAGTTCCCCGCCACGAGGTACGCGTCCAGGGTGCCCTGCTCGTTCAGGGCGGGCTGCCCGCGGTCGTCCACGACCAGCCCCGGTTTCGCGAAGGGCGTCGCGGCGAGGTTCTTCGGATCCACGCGGCCCCGGACGATCCCGCCGGTGTGGGCGTGACCGGCGTCGGTCTTCAGGGCGGGGTAGGTGCCGCTGATCAGGCTGGCGAGCACGCCCACGAACAGCAGGGCCGTCATGACGACCGCGATGCCCAGCCACGCCGTCTCGTAGCGTTCCAGCGTG
Coding sequences within it:
- a CDS encoding cytochrome C oxidase subunit II, giving the protein MGVPDAPARLDHHTLERYETAWLGIAVVMTALLFVGVLASLISGTYPALKTDAGHAHTGGIVRGRVDPKNLAATPFAKPGLVVDDRGQPALNEQGTLDAYLVAGNFTFQPAVLRVPAGVPVTLHVTATDVAHGFQVTGTNINAEILPGHVASLTVTFRHPGEQHAICNEYCGVGHHNMITRFVVDPPATGAKETQ